In Anoplopoma fimbria isolate UVic2021 breed Golden Eagle Sablefish chromosome 7, Afim_UVic_2022, whole genome shotgun sequence, the DNA window AAGCAACCACCCTCAACAACTGGACTCGCCTACAGTGTTTTGGCCACCGACTTCACTCAGCTGTTGGTAAGTTGAATAGCAGAATTGCATACCTTAATTGTATTTTCAGGtcatataaatatgaaaaaaacgaatgttcattattatattttttttaaactattatttaagaaaaaagacaagaacGTTTTACAATGAGAGTCAAGGCCTTCTCTTCATAATGTTTATTAGGCCACccttaaaatgctttatttatttctcaaagaTTAATTTGCCACCTCAAAAGATTATAAACTGGTATTCAAACTATGCTGGATTCATGCCCTTGtctattaatttaaaaaatactgtcTTGAATATCCAGCCCCTCATGTGCACTATTCTGTATTAGAAATATTCATACTGGTttcttattctgttttttttgtttgtttgtttgtcccccaccccccaccccacagaGAAAGCCGGAAAGCACAAGAAAGTGGAGCgtgctgtgggtgtgtgtaagAAAGCAGTGGCTGCCTTCAGCTATTcgtggaagaagaagagagatcTGGCTGTTGCTCAAGAAGAGCTTCATCTACCCCAGCACAAGTTAGTGACTGAGTCACCCACTAGGTGGGGTTCACGTCAGAAGATGGTGGAGAGGATGCTGGAGCAGCAGAAAGCTATCGCTCAGGTCTTGGGAGCAGACAAAAAGACGAGACAACTGGTTCCTACATGGCAAGACCTAGATGTCCTGGAATCTGTCCATGGGGCCCTGAATCCACTACTGGAATTCACTGATGCACTCTCCAGTGAAAATTATGTGAGTGTGTCATACCTCAAGCCGATGCTGCAACTTTTCAGAACACAGATTCTCAAGCCATCCGACGATGAAACACAGCTCACCAAAGAATTGAAGATGACAGTCATGTCATACCTGGATGAAAAGTATGCCGATCCGAACACTGAGGAACTACTGGATGTTGCAACTTTGGTAGATCCGCGTTTCAAGACACAATACATTAAGCCAGAAAACATTCATGCCATCAAAATGAGAGCAGTGTCTGAGATGTTGGAGGACTGCTCCACTTCAGTCAgaacagaggaagcagaggcagGAGATGCTGCAGTACCCCCTCCCctgaagacacaaaaaaagtcattgggCAGCTTCTTTAAGAAACCAGAATCCAGTCCAGCACTCAATGACAGACAGAGTGTTGAGCGGGAACTCGAAAACTACTTGACAGCAGCAGATGCAGACAGTGAGATGGACCCACTGCAATGGTGGAAGGTGAATGAAAGGAACTTCCCAAGACTTGGCGGCCTTGCAAAGCACTATTTGTGCATCCCTGCAACCAGCACACCCTCCGAGAGGGTATTTAGCACAGGGGGGAACATTGTGACCTGCCACAGGGCAGCTTTAAAACCTGAGATGGTGGATACACTTGTCTTCCTTGCTCGCAACTTGTGAGAAACAGTATTGCacaattttttgtttcattgcagcacAAGTTAAATGCACTTCATGTttttcgttgttgttttttaaagctgctagaatTTGTTCTGTGAAACCTAAGAGCTTGttaagctgtttttgtgtattacatttgtttttgtgtattacattttcttttttaccagaaaataaaaagaaattatacaaaaatgGTGATTTTGTTCATATCGTGATATAAAATCGAAATCGGaaattttgggggggaaaaatcgaaatataactttttcccatatcgcccagccctagtATTAGTATCCTAAAGGCCTACAGAACAAGCAAGTAAACAGGCAAGCTATCAATTCATTATCACCTTGAATGTTTTCTTCAACAAATCAATCACATATTCACATGGAATTATGGAACAAGAAATTCACATTGTGTGCTAAAGTGCCTACCGTCTCCTCGGCCACCTTGACAGCCTCCTCCAGTCCATAAACTTTGCCCTTCACCAGGAACACGCCTGCGGACCAGATGCCGCAGTCTTCGTGGAGCCAGTATTCACAGGGCTCCAGAGGCAGCACAGGGGGGCTGTACCAGTCCTCCACATCAGCAGAGCAGCCGTCTGACCGAGCCCGCTTAGCTGCAGGGCTGCCATTATGGTTAGCTGTCCACCGATAGCCCTCCAGACCCTTCTGCTTCGGCTGAGCTGCCGGCCTCAGGGGCCGGGGTGCGGCTGGAATGGCACACTTCCTCCCCCTGCCTCTGATACGGCAGGACGAAGAGTCTGTATCGCTGGAGTCGTCCTCGTCCTCTTTGAGGCCCAACATGCTTGCTGGTCTTTTGGTGCTTGGCTGGTATCCCTCCGGGTAATAGGGTCCATGGAGGTCCCCTAAGTCCATTGCATTGGCCGCCTGTCCACACAGGCAGCAGACAAGAGCGCGCTGCTGCAGGCAGTGTGTGGATGCCCGGCCCAGctgcaaacaggaagtgctgGGTACGACTGCAGAAAGGAAGCCACAGAGGACAACCTGCTGCTGTTGGCCCCTCTTGTGTTGTGTCCTCACCTCTTCTGGGTAGTTGATTATAGTACACAGCGATGATGCTGACTGCTGATGCTCCACACGGATGAATGGAGAGAAACTGTCCAACCGATagtccctcttctcctccttgtaGTTGACGTACTTCAACTTGATCTCAGGCTCCTTCGGGGAGAAAATGGAGGAATACTGGCTCCATGTGCGTTTCTTTTGCCTTCTCTTGCGAGTACCAGCCCTCTTGGTCTTGCTAGTGGGAGATGTTTGGCTAACTGTGGCCTTGCCTTTGCCTTGGCTTTTCTTTGGAGATTTTGATGATTGTGGTGGGGTACATCTTGCCATATGAGTTTCCACTGAGGGGTCGGGGTGGGATAGATGCTCTGGCTCCTCTGAGTTTTCATGCACATTAAACTGACTTGAGTGTGGTTTTCTCTTTGACCTCACAGGGCTGGTCTGTAGGTCATGTGGAGGGTGGGAAACATCCTGTGGCCCTCTCTTGGACTTCTTGTGCACAGAATACAGAGGGCTTTTTGAAGATGTGCTGCCGTTGGACTTTTTAGAAAGATTGATTTCAGAATCAGAGGTAGAGTCTTTGCAACTGTCAGTGTTCATGTTATTAGTTTTACCCCTTTTCATTGAAGTTACTGCTTTTTGTTTCCTCGTTTTCACTGAGAAAGGCgctttccctctttttctccttttttctgctGACAGGGTCTCTTTCCTCTTAGGACTGGCTAACTCAGAAACACCAGCCGGCAACTGGGAAGCCTTTGCTTTCTTATTGGTACGTATGCATCCTGACACTTTATACCGGCTGGAATTTATGTCCATAACTATAGCCTCTAATCTTGTACCTCTGCCAGACCGCATGGGcaacttcttttcttttaaagttcTCTGTAGTGCCTTAGCATTCCCGTTCATGTGAGGAGTGACAATCTTGGGTTTGTTTTCTGAAAcatctgacacacaaacatcatcTGTCAAGTCAATCAAAGGCTCCAACACCGCCTTCCGTCTACTGACAGGCTGCGTAGTCCCAGCAATTGAATCTAATCTTGTGGGGCTATCGCTTATGCCAGAGCCTGGCTGAATGCCCCCCTCTGTCCTCAAGCCATCCAACACAACCTCATCAAATGTCTCTAGATAAGAGTTATCACCGCTGGGTGAGCTGGAGGCCTGAGGCAGGACAAACACATCCTCCACATTGTCCAGTGAGGTGGCAGAGGGGGAGACGGGGTCCTCAAGAGGACTGATGTACTCCCTGCTTCGTGAGCACAGGTCTCTAGCACCCATGCTGTTCAAGACAACCGCTGGGTCCTGTTTCTTAGACGGGAGAGAGAGCCCCTTAAAGCTGcccctctcctcatcctcccctgTGGCAGAGATGAGCGTCTTCGGTGAGGATTCAGCACGTACTCCTGAACTCGAGCAGCTATCAACCTGTCCATTTTCCAAACCCTCACCCTTTTTCAGAAAAAGGCCTTGATCCTCTTCGCCTTTtccatgcttgtgtgtgtctctgccaCTGGAAATGACTCCCCCGTTTAACTCCCGAGGCTCCTGCGTTAGACATACTCCATCATCGTTCTCTGGTCCCACCTGAGCCTGAGTCAATGACTGAAAAAGGTGCGTCTGAGTTGCGAGGTCCATGGGCCCATCAACCTGCTCCAAGTAGTGCTGGTTGGGTGCATAGCCAGTCTCCTCCTCAAGCCCTTTATCTAGGTCACATGGGGAGTGGAGGGACAACTTGCTGATAGGCGGCACACCGTACAGGGGCGAATGCCGGGACAGGGAGTCGTGAGAGGAGAAGACGTGAGACCTGCTCACGTAGGACAGGGTGACTGTAGTGTGAGAGAAGGCATTGTCTGGTTCAATTGGATCCCCCGAATGGAGAGTGGTCTCTGAGGAGCCGGTCTCTGAGAAGGGTAGTCCGGGGTTGCTGGTCCCCGAGTTTGGGTACCAGCCGGGGCTCTTGACTATGTGCAGAGCATCGAGGGGGGTGCCGTTGAGGACACATTCCTCGCCCTTCCTGGTCAGGTCGATCACAGCGGGGATGCTGGATGTAGAGAGGTCTTGAGGCTGTAGGTCATCTAAGCTCCCAGGTGGCTGCTCCATCACAACTGcaatggaaggagaggagaaaataatGTGGTGCAGCTTATATGAATGAGTTCTGTCAAGGAAGACACACAGGATGCATTTTATTAGGATTACTCCTTTTTTACTGTGGTCAAAAACTCTTATCTAACCTACACAATTACTCTTTTCCAGGAACTCTGTGACATAGAAGAAGTTATTTGACCACTGAGCTACAGCACCTTGAGATGTCACTTTGTTATTCAATATGTTTTCATCCCTCACAGCTAAAGACATAACGTTGACCTTAGCCAGGAAACTGGCGTTTGCTTGGATGTCGTTAGAGAACATAGCATTGATTAGCAATTTACGATTTGGgtattttacagttttacattcatattttagaGTATTCATAATATCCGGTTGCTGGGTTCAGTGAATACCGTTAACGTCTTTAAAGCCAACAGTTGACCGGCTGACTTACCACCAACGGTAACAGGTCATGGTTTCTAAGAGAGGTAGCTTAGCCTAACCAAAGCTAACCGTAGCTAGCTAGGCCCGTTTTAGCCCCGGTAACGCTCGTGTACGCCGGACTACATACAATACTTGCCAACTTAAAgcaattttaattaaaagacagaaagtCACGCGCCACCAAACTGCCTTTACAGCTTCTACTGATAGATATCGGTCACTTTTTTCATTTCGGCTAGGTCTACTCTCCCAAGACACTCATTTTTACTATAACATTCCAACTTGTACAGCTTAGGGGTCCATATTTTTTCGCCCACGAACGTTACGACTCATTAACTTTGTGCGAGTACAATGGCCAACCcagtttaaaaaaggtaaaatctGGCTTTAAAAGGCGTTATTTGCCGTATTACATGCACGCCGAATTGAGGAGAGAATCTATGTGGTTCAAGGAATAATGTTTTGCTTTCTACTATATCACAAAATTGAACGAGATGCAAGGTATTATTTCATTGCGGAACACTTTTTGTGGAGTTTGGCAACACGTTCTCTATATTTCCGAGAACGGTGCGCAGCGGGGCAAGGCCCGGCTTGGTGAAACAAAGGCAGAGTGACGGTAATGCGCTGCGCCGTTTAGCCAAACTTACCCGGACAGGAGGGATCGTTTTAAAACGTCCTGTTAGGAATTGGTCTGAGCCTGCATCTTTCTCAACAACACGTCCACTCTAACGAATACTACTAACACGGGAGACACAGGCAGCTCCCAATTAAAGAAAGATCCTCACTTTCCAGGAACACACTACTCTGATAGCAGCAGTGTCAAGATGATTGAGTATAATCTCAAACTTCCGGATTCCCCTccataataaaatgattattggtgcatttcagtgttttttttgtctttaaattgaaatgataatcataaaaagtacaataaaaccTCATAtcaaaagaatgaaaatgactGAACGCGTTATTCCTTTAGATGTTAGCAGGGGATCAGCCTAGTGTACACCTTTGTCGGAATCATTTTCCCTTGACCTAGACTGTTGCAGGTGCTTTAGAAAATCGGCCGGCCAAGCCGAgatctttcctttttcttgtaGGGACATAATAATTGGGAATGCCATTTGAACAGAGGCATTAAGGGAGCAAAGTTAGAACCTGTTAcagttcatttcattttctaatattatttatttaactcaactataaaatcttacatttttaaatagtttgcAAACATTTGCTGTTGCTAACAAATGTTTCACATGAACCTCTGAAGCCAAGTACTTTAATTGACTTTTTAACTGACTTTATTTCATATACTGGTAGATAGTAAATCgtgaaatacaatttaaaaataaaaacgagGAATTTGAGATTATTTTAATCATAAAGGTCCCAAATTAGTTTAAAGGGGTATTCCAGCAATTTGATAATTCCATTATTTAGGGGCACTTGCAAGATAAATATTAGGGGGGGGGATGATAAAAGCAGCAGAGCCTGGGTTTTCCTAAACTTTTGTTAGACATTCCCTGCTATTTAAATACCTacatctttcaaactccatGTTCCCAGTTTATATCTTTCTGTCAGTCTCCAAGCTTTAGGCAAGATAACTCTAGTTACCCTGGTAACCCAGTGGCTTTGGCACAGGAAAAAGAGAAGATTGGGGAATCAATCTCTGGCTGATGTCAAACTGTTCTTGAGCAAGATACTCATCGGTCAGTAagtctgtgtgaatgtgcattAATGTATCTCCTTGTGAGCAGGTTGGCAGCTTGTATGGCAGCTTGTATggcagcctgtcatcagtgaGTTAAGGGGTGAACTTTTGCTTCGAGTGGCCAGAAGACTAGAAATCATCAGGCTAGCGCTGCCCTGCCCCTTCTTAGCAACAATTTGAGTACGGACATAATACTGCATCACACAATAAGAATATGGGCTCAGTTTAGGAGACAGTTTGGGCTGCAAGGAGCCTCTCCCCAAATAGatttaattatatgtttatttccTCCTGTACAGACCATGCATTCACTCTATGGTTTTATAAAGGGACCAGATCAATCCACAATTTATACATCGAAGATACATTTGCcaagaaatattttttccctTACGTCCAGCTCTGCTTCATGGATGACCAATGGGACTCTATTTTAGACTTGATACATAAATCATCCACGTCCGCTAAAGATAACTTGATATATCTAAAAGTGGTGCACAGGGCTCATGACATGTATTCTTACATTGATCCGTCATGCCCTCGTAGCTTTCACAAAACTCCTTGCTCGACGTTTGATCCTTTTAAAATGGAAGCAACGTATCCCCCGTCCTTTTGTCATAGGGTTGACCCTATGACAAAAGGACGGGGGATACGTTGCTTCCAGATGTCATGATGTATTTCTtgaaacttgaaaaataaaatatacactCAAAGGTTCATCCCAAACCTTTAGTAAAGTATGGAGACCTTTCTAGATTTCTACGCCTCCTTACAAAAAACCCTCGACAAAGACTAATGTTAATCCCCTAATTTACCCATAGCATTAGTGAGCAGCCCCCGCCCCCCCTTTTATTTTTGCGCATTTTTTAAGTtatcatttttatgatttttgtttattaattttctattatttacttaatttattgtattttggtaattcattttttaaaaatgtttaattttctcttGCTTTGTCCGACCGATGAATGCAATTATTTGATCTTATGTCTTGCCTCCATCAGTagaatgtactgtactgtacaactgctcattttttattcttcaacacttatttgaaatatttactgTTGGCGACATTGTTGCATCCCAAACCTGTGGTATTGCATTAATAACTCATTAAATTGAAGTGTTTCCCTACTCACCTTTTGCAATATCTGTACTGTAAAGCAACTGAATGATAAAGTgaattgtcatgtttttacttgCATGTGTTTAATGTGGTAAAAAACTTACACTTACAACAAAAAGGgtgcaaaaatatttattgctAATAAACCTGTAGTCAGTAGGTGTATATTTgctttatatttacaataatagAGTACAGAGGAATGggaatgtgaaagaaaaatcccgaaccatttaaataaatacaaatggaCTGCCACTGAACAAGACTACAAACATAACCAACTCCAACAACTCCTATATATTTGGACCAATGATTgcattgagagaaaaaaaaactacaaaaattctaatctatctatctatctatctatacatatacacacacatatatatatatatatatacacacatatatatatatatatatatatatatatacatatatatatacacacacatatatatacacatatatatatatacacatacatatatatacatatatatatatatatatatatatatatatgtatgtatatatatacacgtatatatatatatatatatatatatatatatatatatacacatatatatatacatacatatatatatatatatacacacatatatatatacacacacatatatatatatatatatatatatacacatatatatatatatacatatatatatatacacatatatatatatacatatatatatatacatatatatatatatacatatatatatatacatatatatatatatatatatatatatatatacatatatatatatatacatatatatatatacacatatatatatacatatatatatatatatatacatatatatatacacatatatatatacacatatatatatatatatacacatatatatatatatatatatacatatatatatatatatatatatatatacacatatatatatatatatatatatatatatatatatatatatatatatacatatatatatatatatatatatatatatatatatatatacatatatatatatatatacatatatatatatatatatatatatatatatatatatatatatatatatacacacatatatatatatatatatatatacacatatatatatatatatatatacacatatatatatatatatatatatatatacatatatatatatatatatatatatatatatatatacacatatatatatatacacatatatatatatatatacacacacacatatatacacatatagatatagatagattgATCCAAGGATTGAAGTGGACATCCATGATGTTAAATTTAGAAGCTAGTTCCAAAGCTTGTTTACTGAACAACACTTCCATCTGTACcggaatgatgatgatggagtgGTGGAGCGTTAACGTGCAGACCTGAACGCCACACTCATGTCTCTGCATTTGTTATGCAAGTATTACTCACCAATAAGTAGTTGTGTTTAGCCGCAGCATCACCACTATGCCTTTGGCTAGCAACAAAATAGGGAGTTAAAACAGTAGCTTACACAATCATAGAATTAGTGTACGCAGAACAGATGCTCAATTAAAAACAGTATTTACAGGAAGACATgacagcaaaaaataaacaataccaAAAATGTCACAGTTAACTGAAGTGCATGGAATGCAAAATCTAGGCATGAGATTCAAACTTCATAACATGTTTCTTTAATAATATATGATCTGTGTTTTGTGACCAGTGTGTAGTGTTactaaataagtaattacaGAGCTAAAATATAGTGGGCCTCTTAACATGCAGCAAGGTCAGTGGACATGATGAGTCACTGTCAGAACTCCTTAGtgtctttattttcaaacaGGTGGAGTCTCTGTTCAGCTGTCAGCCCTTCCTTTAGACTCTGCAaagatgaggagagaaaaaggagatgTTAATAATGACTTGTAGAAATACAGCTTCTTCTGGACAGATGTGCTAATCCTGAGCaggcacttttttttctcctgtcatCTGTTTCCATCCAGTGATTCAATCTCTAAAATTGAACCATGAGAGTCCATcacaccacattacagctgatTGCTAACCCGTCTGTGATTTGAACCCTGGAAATTCTTGTAACAGCAGTAATTTTAGCCACCAAGCTAATACTAAGATAGCTGCTTAGCTAACACTAGTTAAAAGTTCACAGACACTATACTTTTATCTTCAAAGCATCATCAGTTGTTGAAATACTTCATGAAAGTGAATACATGTATGATAACTGACTCTGTGTCAGGGTCACAGTGAAGGCAACACTTTAGGAGCCCCTTGTATATTGAATAACATGTCTTTGtctactttgtgtcattattgaCGTTTTGGAGGTTTAATATGTCGTTTCTCATAATGTCAAACAAAACTGAAGCTCAGTAGCATCAGCCGGATGGCTTTTTTATTGTTAGCTTGCTGGCTAAAAAGTTACAGCAGTACACAGTATAATGAACTGTAGTTGTATCAGATAGCTGTAGCGCGTGCTCAATATTTTAGCTACCAGTGATTTTGCtaatttttttgttggtttagAGCTTCATAGTAAGCAACTCGGCCACAAAATATGTGACCAATAATGTGAGAGGACACACGgattataaatgattaaaaacccAGTGATATCTTGGATACAGTATGGTCATTCGGTCCGTGAAGTAGAATATTTGTGCTCATTAATGTGAAGTAGTGATTCCAATGTATTGAGTGCTTCAGAGTTGGAGGACAAGAGGATTGTGCTTCAACCACCAGTTTGTGCGTCTGCTTTGGTTTACCTAAAGAAGGAGGGGGCCTACACGTCCTCAGCAGCCCTAACTGTCCCAGGGCATGTCTCGACTCACAGACTGAGGACAGAAGGGGGAAAACACACCAGCAAGTGTGTGTTAGACTACTGTGGTGTTGAATTTGTAACAATCCCAAGACGGCAGTTTTGATGGAGTCACAGAGTAGATCAAACACAGGCAGCCCAGCAGGAACACTGGCAATACAGATGCAACGTGGGGCATGCAATGCTGCATGCAACCAGTAGATGGCAGTAAGTCACACGTAACTGGTCAGCCTCTGTTTGGTGGGagactttgaatttaaaaacaggACTGCTCTGTCAGTTGTGAGCCTGTTGCTGCCTGAGCAATAAGACACAATGGGTGATAGAGCTCCATGAGCCCCAGTGGGAAGAAAGATTGATTTGACTCTTCATGGACTACAGGAAACCCACCTTTGACCTCATGGTGCGCTCTGAGCGTTTGGCTGCAGCAGCTGCCATCTTGAGGATGTCAGGGTTGCTTTTGGACTTCATGATATCTAGGAAGGAAAATGTGCCATAGTTTAAATAAAGGGAAACAACAGAGAAAGGGTCTAGTCCTCAAGTGTACTGGATGCCAATTTAGTCCACACACAATGGGCCATTGGGTAAGAGCCACCACATTCGTTCTTGATTGGCAAAAATTAGCTTGTCAAATTATCTCCATGCCGTGATACCACTTGCTCGTTACAACACATTTTTTCCTCCCATCATGCCTGGACGCATTTTAACCGTCAAGTCTGTACACTCCCACATCTGATCCCCTTGTTGGGATCCAATCAGGTAGAGCACATGCCGAGGTGGCCTGGCTCACATTGAGTTGGAATCTCAGTGAGGTGTGGACAGCATGTGGGCATGATCCAGACAGTTTAGCAAACTGGGTCTCCATCATCTCCCCCCTACTAGGGAGTTTCTCTCCAGAAGAGAGCTaaagaggtgaggaggaaaacCAGACCGGAGCCCAGCTGAAAACTGCCATCTTGAGTCCTGTTCAGTAACAGCTGAAAAGTATTTCCTCAGCAGTTTCTCATTTCAGTCATGATCCCCTTTGCGTTTTAagacatattttaacatttaacttcAGGTCCAACCATTCCCTCTAAATTTCTGCCAGTTTGCCACTGCTCTGATATTTTCTATGGAATTCAAATTTTTACTTTTGTGCTGCATTTTTGGTGCAACAAATCAGGGGCATTAATTATGCTTATCAGCTC includes these proteins:
- the si:dkey-94l16.4 gene encoding transcription factor 20 isoform X2, translated to MEQPPGSLDDLQPQDLSTSSIPAVIDLTRKGEECVLNGTPLDALHIVKSPGWYPNSGTSNPGLPFSETGSSETTLHSGDPIEPDNAFSHTTVTLSYVSRSHVFSSHDSLSRHSPLYGVPPISKLSLHSPCDLDKGLEEETGYAPNQHYLEQVDGPMDLATQTHLFQSLTQAQVGPENDDGVCLTQEPRELNGGVISSGRDTHKHGKGEEDQGLFLKKGEGLENGQVDSCSSSGVRAESSPKTLISATGEDEERGSFKGLSLPSKKQDPAVVLNSMGARDLCSRSREYISPLEDPVSPSATSLDNVEDVFVLPQASSSPSGDNSYLETFDEVVLDGLRTEGGIQPGSGISDSPTRLDSIAGTTQPVSRRKAVLEPLIDLTDDVCVSDVSENKPKIVTPHMNGNAKALQRTLKEKKLPMRSGRGTRLEAIVMDINSSRYKVSGCIRTNKKAKASQLPAGVSELASPKRKETLSAEKRRKRGKAPFSVKTRKQKAVTSMKRGKTNNMNTDSCKDSTSDSEINLSKKSNGSTSSKSPLYSVHKKSKRGPQDVSHPPHDLQTSPVRSKRKPHSSQFNVHENSEEPEHLSHPDPSVETHMARCTPPQSSKSPKKSQGKGKATVSQTSPTSKTKRAGTRKRRQKKRTWSQYSSIFSPKEPEIKLKYVNYKEEKRDYRLDSFSPFIRVEHQQSASSLCTIINYPEEVRTQHKRGQQQQVVLCGFLSAVVPSTSCLQLGRASTHCLQQRALVCCLCGQAANAMDLGDLHGPYYPEGYQPSTKRPASMLGLKEDEDDSSDTDSSSCRIRGRGRKCAIPAAPRPLRPAAQPKQKGLEGYRWTANHNGSPAAKRARSDGCSADVEDWYSPPVLPLEPCEYWLHEDCGIWSAGVFLVKGKVYGLEEAVKVAEETKCSACSDHGATLGCFFKGCPNKYHYRCALESDCVLIEENFSMKCKKHKTKTFKSPPGNRWNDR
- the si:dkey-94l16.4 gene encoding transcription factor 20 isoform X1, translating into MEQPPGSLDDLQPQDLSTSSIPAVIDLTRKGEECVLNGTPLDALHIVKSPGWYPNSGTSNPGLPFSETGSSETTLHSGDPIEPDNAFSHTTVTLSYVSRSHVFSSHDSLSRHSPLYGVPPISKLSLHSPCDLDKGLEEETGYAPNQHYLEQVDGPMDLATQTHLFQSLTQAQVGPENDDGVCLTQEPRELNGGVISSGRDTHKHGKGEEDQGLFLKKGEGLENGQVDSCSSSGVRAESSPKTLISATGEDEERGSFKGLSLPSKKQDPAVVLNSMGARDLCSRSREYISPLEDPVSPSATSLDNVEDVFVLPQASSSPSGDNSYLETFDEVVLDGLRTEGGIQPGSGISDSPTRLDSIAGTTQPVSRRKAVLEPLIDLTDDVCVSDVSENKPKIVTPHMNGNAKALQRTLKEKKLPMRSGRGTRLEAIVMDINSSRYKVSGCIRTNKKAKASQLPAGVSELASPKRKETLSAEKRRKRGKAPFSVKTRKQKAVTSMKRGKTNNMNTDSCKDSTSDSEINLSKKSNGSTSSKSPLYSVHKKSKRGPQDVSHPPHDLQTSPVRSKRKPHSSQFNVHENSEEPEHLSHPDPSVETHMARCTPPQSSKSPKKSQGKGKATVSQTSPTSKTKRAGTRKRRQKKRTWSQYSSIFSPKEPEIKLKYVNYKEEKRDYRLDSFSPFIRVEHQQSASSLCTIINYPEEVRTQHKRGQQQQVVLCGFLSAVVPSTSCLQLGRASTHCLQQRALVCCLCGQAANAMDLGDLHGPYYPEGYQPSTKRPASMLGLKEDEDDSSDTDSSSCRIRGRGRKCAIPAAPRPLRPAAQPKQKGLEGYRWTANHNGSPAAKRARSDGCSADVEDWYSPPVLPLEPCEYWLHEDCGIWSAGVFLVKGKVYGLEEAVKVAEETKCSACSDHGATLGCFFKGCPNKYHYRCALESADCVLIEENFSMKCKKHKTKTFKSPPGNRWNDR